The following coding sequences are from one Coffea arabica cultivar ET-39 chromosome 11e, Coffea Arabica ET-39 HiFi, whole genome shotgun sequence window:
- the LOC113719281 gene encoding protein NRT1/ PTR FAMILY 3.1-like, producing the protein MKRSIHGIFFFLCFVLKDLSSYKYWNLKVMKTTTIMNKMATVEEKGRPVEKIKGGMVTMPFIFANEVCEKLAVVGVGSNMQSYLTKQLHMSLTKAANTTTNFSGTASLTPLIGAFIADSFAGRFWTITVASIFYQIGMVSLTTSAILPKLRPPPCKVNESVCQEANSGQLAILYISLLLAAIGAGGVRPCVVSFGADQFDETDPEQKTKTWKFFNWYYFCMGASMLVAVTVVVYIQDYISWGWGLGIPTVAMALSIIAFIFGYPLYRNLDPAGSPFTRLVQVCVAAYRKRNLSMPSDPTLLYENQDLDAGISLGGRLMHTKHMKFFSKAAIVTEEDDPKAPNWWRLNTVHRVEELKSVIRMGPIWASGILLITAAAQQHTFSLSQAKTMNRHLTKTFQIPAASMSVFTLACMLLTIGVYDRIFVPVIRRFTGLERGITYLTRMGIGFAIAILATFVAGFVEVKRRRTAFAYGLEDKPQEMIPISVFWLVPQYCLHGMAEAFMSIGHLEFLYDQAPESMRSTATAFFWLAISMGSYTSTFLVSIIHKFSAGPDGSNWLPDNNLNRGKLEYLYWLITLLQVANLVYYLVCAKFYTFKPIQVHAQEVDCSEEDGIELRNRV; encoded by the exons ATGAAGAGAAGTATCCAcggaattttctttttcctgtgTTTTGTGCTGAAGGATCTGTCAA GCTATAAATATTGGAACTTGAAGGTCATGAAGACCACCACAATAATGAACAAGATGGCAACAGTAGAGGAGAAAGGTCGCCCAGTTGAAAAGATCAAGGGAGGAATGGTGACTATGCCTTTCATTTTTG CAAATGAAGTATGTGAGAAGTTGGCTGTGGTTGGAGTTGGAAGTAACATGCAAAGCTACTTAACAAAGCAGCTGCATATGTCTTTAACCAAGGCTGCTAATACTACTACCAACTTCTCTGGAACCGCCAGTCTGACACCATTGATTGGTGCATTCATTGCTGATTCATTTGCGGGAAGGTTTTGGACCATTACTGTTGCTTCAATCTTCTACCAAATA GGAATGGTTAGCTTGACAACATCAGCAATATTACCAAAACTGAGGCCTCCCCCATGCAAAGTTAATGAATCAGTGTGCCAAGAAGCCAATTCTGGCCAACTTGCCATACTCTACATATCTCTCTTGCTAGCTGCAATAGGAGCAGGAGGCGTCAGACCTTGTGTGGTATCATTTGGTGCAGATCAATTTGATGAGACTGATCCAGAGCAAAAAACCAAGACATGGAAGTTCTTCAATTGGTACTATTTCTGCATGGGGGCATCTATGCTTGTTGCAGTAACAGTAGTTGTTTACATCCAAGATTATATTAGCTGGGGATGGGGCCTCGGAATACCGACAGTTGCAATGGCCCTCTCAATTATTGCCTTCATATTTGGCTACCCTTTGTACAGAAACTTGGACCCAGCCGGTAGCCCTTTCACAAGACTAGTACAAGTCTGTGTGGCTGCCTACAGGAAAAGAAATCTTTCTATGCCCTCTGATCCCACATTGCTATATGAAAATCAAGATCTTGATGCTGGAATATCTCTTGGTGGAAGGCTTATGCATACTAAACACATGAA GTTTTTTAGCAAGGCAGCAATTGTGACAGAAGAAGACGATCCCAAAGCACCAAATTGGTGGAGGCTGAACACAGTTCACCGTGTAGAGGAGCTAAAATCAGTGATCCGAATGGGACCAATATGGGCATCTGGAATCCTTCTCATCACTGCAGCTGCTCAGCAACACACATTTTCATTATCACAAGCAAAAACCATGAATCGTCACCTAACAAAAACCTTCCAAATCCCTGCAGCATCCATGAGTGTCTTCACCTTAGCATGTATGCTCCTCACAATTGGTGTATACGATCGCATTTTTGTCCCAGTAATTCGTCGCTTCACCGGGCTAGAACGTGGCATAACATACCTCACCAGAATGGGAATTGGATTTGCCATTGCAATACTAGCCACATTCGTTGCTGGATTTGTTGAAGTCAAGCGAAGACGGACAGCTTTCGCGTACGGACTAGAAGACAAACCTCAAGAAATGATCCCGATTTCAGTGTTTTGGCTAGTTCCACAGTATTGCCTTCATGGGATGGCTGAAGCATTTATGTCAATCGGTCACCTTGAGTTCTTGTATGATCAAGCTCCAGAGAGCATGAGGAGCACCGCTACTGCATTTTTCTGGTTGGCAATCTCAATGGGGAGTTATACAAGTACCTTTTTGGTGTCAATTATTCACAAGTTCAGTGCAGGCCCTGATGGATCAAATTGGCTTCCGGATAACAATTTGAACAGGGGAAAATTGGAGTACCTTTATTGGCTGATAACATTGCTGCAAGTTGCAAACTTGGTGTACTACTTGGTATGTGCAAAATTCTACACTTTCAAGCCAATTCAGGTGCATGCCCAGGAGGTTGATTGCTCAGAAGAAGATGGGATCGAGCTGAGGAATCGTGTTTAG
- the LOC113718924 gene encoding ACD11 homolog protein-like yields the protein MAPRFPSFLNTIQRNYRQKTKERTGSSSATTRRNSVMEDDDAFEDAVSDSEGTPLSAIADAFEELSRLLKSRGPNFDLDLKPFCDACSLVSVLFGSLGIAFKFAEMEYVSKVQDLEDASEDYGTLNNILDYDVEMDTVKSAGSLSRNLRRVRQGLDLIRALFQNFLSADERSLKEAAQTAYTKVCAPYHTWAIRTAVSAGMCALPTREQLLERLNETEESAEREMRRYINGSHPVIEYIDKLYISRNISLDW from the exons ATGGCCCCCCGCTTCCCTTCGTTCCTTAACACAATACAACGAAACTACAGACAAAA GACTAAGGAAAGAACAGGTTCAAGCAGTGCAACAACGAGAAGGAACAGTGTAATGGAAGATGATGATGCTTTTGAGGATGCTGTTTCGGATTCAGAGGGAACTCCTTTATCTGCCATTGCAGATGCTTTTGAGGAACTTTCTCGTTTATTGAAGTCAAGGggtcctaattttgatcttgatTTGAAGCCCTTTTGTGATGCATGTTCTCTTGTTTCCGTCCTCTTTGGTTCTTTGGGAATTGCCTTCAAATTTGCGGAGATGGAGTACGTGTCCAAG GTACAGGATCTAGAGGATGCATCAGAGGACTATGGCACATTGAATAACATACTTGATTATGACGTTGAAATGGACACTGTAAAATCAGCTGGGAGCCTCTCACGTAACTTACGCAGGGTTAGGCAGGGCCTGGATCTCATTAGAGCTTTATTTCAAAACTTTTTGTCGGCCGA TGAACGTTCTCTGAAAGAAGCTGCTCAAACAGCTTATACAAAAGTTTGTGCACCATACCACACATGGGCAATCAGGACTGCTGTTTCAGCTGGTATGTGTGCCCTGCCGACGAGGGAGCAACTTCTGGAGAGGCTAAATGAAACTG AAGAATCAGCGGAGAGGGAAATGAGGAGATACATCAATGGCTCACATCCAGTTATAGAATACATTGACAAGTTGTACATCTCGAGAAACATCAGCTTGGATTGGTAA
- the LOC113717795 gene encoding dihydrolipoyllysine-residue acetyltransferase component 4 of pyruvate dehydrogenase complex, chloroplastic-like has translation MASLSFSSSLSTTSQIQRLSSLPLKPQQGKLQKSVVPAIQSKIREIFMPALSSTMTEGKIVSWVKSEGDVLSKGESVVVVESDKADMDVETFYDGILAAIVVNEGETAPVGAPIGLLAETEEEIAEAKAKAQSKSPSSAAPPASSASKAETPAPPPPPPPADGPRKTVATPFAKKLAKQHKVDIEKVIGTGPYGRITPEDVEKAAGIAPAKSPTPVAAPVAAAAAAAPVKAPSASPATLSEIPGATVVPFTTMQAAVSKNMVESLTVPTFRVGYPINTDALDALYEKVKKKGVTMTALLAKAAAMALVQHPVVNSTCKDGKSFTYNSNINIAVAVAINGGLITPVLQDADKLDLYLLSQKWKELVEKARAKQLQPQEYNSGTFTLSNLGMFGVDRFDAILPPGQGAIMAVGASKPTVVADADGFFSVKNKMQVNVTADHRIIYGADLAAFLQTFSKIIENPDSLTL, from the exons ATGGCATCCCTCTCATTCTCCTCATCACTGTCCACAACTTCCCAAATCCAACGTCTCTCGTCTCTGCCATTAAAGCCGCAGCAGGGCAAGCTTCAAAAGTCAGTAGTCCCGGCCATTCAATCCAAGATCCGGGAGATCTTCATGCCGGCTCTCAGCTCCACCATGACTGAGGGAAAAATTGTTTCCTGGGTTAAATCCGAGGGAGATGTCTTGTCCAAAGGCGAGTCCGTCGTGGTAGTCGAATCTGATAAAGCCGACATGGACGTCGAAACTTTTTATGATGGGATCTTGGCCGCCATTGTTGTTAATGAAGGCGAAACGGCTCCCGTGGGTGCCCCGATTGGTCTCTTGGCCGAGACGGAGGAAGAGATTGCTGAAGCTAAAGCTAAAGCCCAGTCAAAATCTCCATCCTCAGCTGCCCCTCCTGCTTCGTCAGCATCAAAAGCTGAAACTCcagctcctcctcctcctcctcctccggcGGATGGGCCGAGGAAGACTGTGGCGACGCCTTTTGCGAAGAAGTTGGCGAAGCAGCATAAGGTGGATATTGAAAAGGTAATTGGGACGGGACCGTATGGGCGGATTACGCCAGAGGATGTGGAGAAAGCTGCTGGAATTGCACCGGCCAAGAGTCCCACACCAGTTGCGGCTCCAGTGGCTGCTGCTGCGGCAGCAGCTCCAGTGAAAGCACCTTCTGCGTCTCCAGCGACCTTGTCAGAGATTCCTGGGGCAACGGTGGTGCCGTTTACGACAATGCAGGCTGCCGTCTCAAAGAATATGGTGGAGAGTCTCACGGTGCCAACTTTCCGGGTTGGATATCCTATCAATACGGATGCTCTTGATGCCCTATATGAGAAG GTTAAGAAAAAGGGCGTTACTATGACTGCATTGCTGGCTAAAGCTGCGGCAATGGCATTGGTCCAGCATCCGGTTGTGAATTCTACTTGTAAAGACGGGAAGAGTTTTACATACAATAGTAATATAAACATCGCAGTTGCTGTTGCAATTAATGGTGGATTGATCACCCCTGTTCTGCAAGATGCTGACAAG TTGGATCTTTACTTGTTATCACAAAAGTGGAAGGAATTGGTAGAGAAGGCTAGAGCTAAGCAGCTTCAGCCACAAGAATATAATTCAG GGACTTTCACACTGTCGAATTTGGGCATGTTTGGAGTGGATCGATTTGATGCTATTCTTCCTCCAGGACAG gGTGCTATTATGGCTGTTGGTGCATCAAAGCCTACTGTTGTAGCTGATGCAGATGGATTCTTCAGTGTCAAAAATAAGATGCAA GTCAATGTTACAGCTGATCATCGAATCATCTATGGTGCTGATTTGGCTGCTTTTCTTCAGACCTTCTCAAAGATTATTGAGAACCCTGATAGCTTGACACTGTAG